Proteins encoded together in one Deinococcus aquaticus window:
- a CDS encoding type II toxin-antitoxin system prevent-host-death family antitoxin — MTHKKRFSDEPPPNPVPLRDIRAQLPDLLDYVAATQHSVTISNYGTPVARLVPLSDLPPNQPTRSIAMRRFRDELTATLWDLNTHREPYQITHYTAPIAALIPIDPPDRQESPMTSPALRIAIWNESGGSGKTTIAVEIGYLLAQRTNPVTGDRNRVLLIDTDPQGSLTRRLGLMDDPTSPAHRISSTVGNYLNDPEETPPTPMTATNFPELQVIPSNNKLSKIDATLLMNDEDIGNLRKMLDQFEGRFDIILIDTPPSRGGLARAALSAVDHILIPVNSSMKSIENFNHVLEVVAQCRRFSPKLKVSAFVVTSFNKAVNHDREVLQILNEHYVELAPTTSPITNRKAVFNDAMISRTVVPCWKPKDPAVRELNQVTDELLGFMGVGA; from the coding sequence ATGACCCATAAAAAGCGGTTCTCGGACGAACCGCCACCCAACCCTGTCCCACTGCGTGACATCCGTGCCCAATTACCCGACCTGCTCGACTACGTGGCGGCCACGCAGCACAGCGTCACCATCAGCAACTACGGCACCCCCGTGGCGCGCCTTGTCCCCCTCAGTGACCTACCCCCAAACCAGCCCACCCGGTCCATTGCAATGCGCAGATTCCGCGATGAACTCACCGCCACGCTCTGGGATCTGAACACGCACCGCGAGCCGTACCAGATCACCCACTACACCGCCCCGATCGCCGCTCTGATCCCCATCGACCCACCAGACCGCCAGGAGAGCCCCATGACCAGCCCCGCACTTCGCATCGCCATCTGGAACGAGTCCGGCGGCAGCGGAAAAACGACGATCGCCGTTGAAATCGGCTACCTCCTCGCGCAGCGCACCAATCCCGTCACCGGCGATCGCAACCGCGTCCTGCTGATCGACACCGACCCGCAGGGCAGCCTGACCCGCCGCCTGGGCCTCATGGACGATCCCACCAGCCCAGCCCACCGGATCAGTTCCACCGTCGGCAACTACCTGAACGACCCCGAAGAAACACCGCCCACCCCGATGACCGCGACGAACTTTCCGGAGCTGCAGGTCATTCCCTCCAACAACAAGCTCAGCAAGATCGACGCCACGCTCCTGATGAACGACGAGGACATCGGCAACCTCCGCAAGATGCTCGATCAGTTCGAAGGGCGGTTCGACATCATCCTGATCGACACGCCTCCCTCGCGCGGCGGCCTCGCCCGCGCGGCCCTCAGCGCCGTCGATCACATCCTCATCCCGGTCAACAGCTCCATGAAGAGCATCGAGAACTTCAACCACGTCCTAGAAGTCGTCGCGCAGTGCCGGCGCTTCAGCCCGAAACTGAAAGTCAGCGCGTTCGTCGTCACGTCCTTCAACAAGGCCGTCAACCACGACCGCGAGGTACTTCAGATCCTGAATGAGCACTACGTAGAACTGGCGCCCACCACATCACCGATCACGAACCGGAAGGCCGTCTTTAACGACGCCATGATCAGCCGCACGGTCGTCCCGTGCTGGAAGCCTAAAGATCCGGCCGTGAGGGAACTCAACCAGGTTACCGACGAGCTGCTCGGCTTCATGGGAGTAGGCGCGTGA
- a CDS encoding class I SAM-dependent DNA methyltransferase — MQPQEFTAKWRKRAFEVTEEQAYQEHYADVARLVGGPIPGQAGAPHGLTFQAGVSKVGTTDFGKADVYLPGHFIWEAKRAQKTAGARAKKLGEALAQAMLYAYDLGSPPLIVVTDFVEIRVHTLFNGTMPRTFRITLDDIEHNQVLEGTSLRALDVLRFVFHAPAELDPRLTRERMTTEATGQVGAVARAMVKRGHDRPAVAHFMLRVVFAMFAEDIGLLKDRLLTAVLERSVTKPAQSESYLTELFAAMATGGEFWGHDVTHFNGGLFDARPAFPLTVEDATALLEAAKLDWSQVEPAIFGGLFESSLEAEVRGKRGAHFTGVQDIERIVEPVVMVDLLRQWDAVREEARALVTTAEAQAAQQEKDGSARKAASTREKARLAAAKLVTDFQAHLGAVRVLDPACGSGNFLYVALKRLMDLEALVLAEAGLYGVGSFDLPPIVHPRQMLGIEIEGFAAELASVTLWIGYIQWNHTHGGYYQVPVLQQLENIENRDALLNEDGTEADWPAATYITGNPPFLGDKVMRDRLGAEITEAIRKVYGDRLPGQSDLVCYWPEKARAMVEAGITRRAGFVTTNSIRGGKNRVVLERIKASGDLFMAWPDEPWLQDGAAVRVSLFAFDGGSEQVKVLAGQPVADINPDLTAHADVTRAVVLAENRGLSFQGPVKIGPFEVAAEVGARWRNEPNPDGVDNRNVVRPWVNGMDLTRRRSGKWIVDFDIMDEVEAARFVAPFQYVLEKVKPERQNNAREVRRRLWWRLGETGSALKTAVAPLKRFIGIARVAKHLIPVWVDGETLPDSAVVAIARDDDFTFGVLASTIHRFWALKQGTALEDRPRYTPSTCFETFPFPNPTDEQRAEIEKWARYVVTMREHLLAQDAKATLTGLYNDVVRLRAEPDATHPVTALVKAHADLDQAVAAAYGWEWPLSEDEVLARLLALNLERAGHAS; from the coding sequence ATGCAACCCCAGGAATTCACGGCCAAGTGGCGCAAGCGGGCCTTCGAGGTCACCGAGGAACAGGCGTACCAGGAGCACTACGCCGACGTCGCCCGCCTCGTTGGCGGTCCTATCCCAGGTCAGGCCGGCGCGCCACACGGCCTGACCTTCCAGGCCGGGGTGAGCAAGGTCGGCACCACGGACTTCGGGAAGGCCGACGTGTACCTGCCGGGCCACTTTATCTGGGAAGCGAAGCGCGCCCAGAAAACGGCGGGCGCCCGTGCGAAGAAGCTCGGCGAGGCCCTCGCGCAGGCCATGCTGTACGCGTACGACCTAGGCAGCCCGCCCCTGATCGTCGTGACGGACTTCGTGGAGATCCGCGTCCACACCCTGTTCAACGGCACGATGCCCCGCACCTTCCGTATCACCCTCGACGACATCGAGCACAACCAGGTGCTCGAAGGCACTAGCCTGCGCGCCCTGGACGTCCTGCGGTTCGTGTTCCACGCCCCCGCCGAACTGGACCCCCGCCTGACCCGCGAGCGCATGACCACCGAAGCGACCGGGCAGGTCGGCGCGGTCGCCCGCGCCATGGTGAAACGTGGTCACGACCGCCCGGCCGTGGCGCACTTCATGCTGCGCGTCGTGTTCGCCATGTTCGCCGAGGACATCGGCCTGCTGAAGGACCGCCTGCTGACGGCGGTGCTGGAACGTAGCGTCACGAAACCCGCGCAGAGCGAGTCATACCTGACTGAGCTGTTCGCGGCCATGGCGACCGGCGGGGAATTCTGGGGGCATGACGTCACGCACTTCAACGGTGGCCTGTTCGACGCCCGCCCCGCCTTTCCGTTGACCGTCGAGGACGCGACGGCCCTGCTCGAGGCGGCGAAGCTGGACTGGTCGCAGGTGGAACCCGCGATCTTCGGGGGGCTGTTCGAGAGCAGTCTGGAAGCGGAGGTGCGTGGGAAGCGCGGCGCGCACTTCACGGGCGTGCAGGACATCGAGCGGATCGTGGAACCAGTCGTGATGGTGGACCTGCTGCGGCAGTGGGACGCCGTGCGCGAGGAAGCGCGCGCGCTGGTCACCACGGCAGAGGCCCAGGCAGCTCAACAGGAGAAGGACGGCTCTGCCCGTAAAGCAGCGAGCACCCGCGAGAAAGCCCGGCTCGCCGCAGCGAAGCTCGTCACGGACTTCCAGGCGCACCTGGGGGCCGTGCGTGTCCTCGACCCGGCTTGCGGGAGTGGGAACTTCCTGTACGTCGCACTGAAACGCCTGATGGATCTGGAGGCGCTGGTGCTCGCTGAGGCGGGCCTGTACGGCGTGGGCAGCTTCGACCTGCCTCCCATCGTTCACCCACGCCAGATGCTGGGCATCGAGATTGAGGGGTTCGCAGCGGAGCTGGCGAGCGTGACGCTGTGGATCGGGTACATCCAGTGGAACCACACACACGGCGGGTACTACCAGGTGCCCGTGCTGCAGCAGCTGGAGAACATCGAGAACCGGGATGCGCTGCTGAACGAGGACGGAACCGAGGCGGATTGGCCAGCCGCGACATACATCACGGGTAACCCACCGTTCCTGGGTGACAAGGTGATGCGCGACCGCCTGGGCGCCGAAATCACCGAGGCGATTCGTAAGGTGTACGGGGACCGACTGCCCGGGCAGAGCGACCTCGTGTGCTACTGGCCGGAGAAGGCCCGCGCCATGGTGGAGGCGGGCATTACGCGCCGGGCGGGTTTCGTCACCACGAACAGTATCCGGGGTGGGAAGAACCGCGTGGTCCTGGAACGCATCAAAGCGAGTGGGGACCTGTTCATGGCGTGGCCGGATGAACCATGGCTGCAGGACGGGGCGGCGGTCCGCGTGAGCCTGTTCGCCTTCGACGGCGGCAGCGAGCAGGTCAAAGTGCTGGCCGGGCAACCCGTTGCGGACATCAACCCCGACCTCACCGCACACGCTGATGTGACTCGCGCAGTGGTGCTCGCCGAGAATCGAGGGCTGTCGTTCCAGGGGCCGGTCAAAATTGGCCCGTTTGAGGTTGCTGCCGAGGTGGGCGCCCGATGGAGGAACGAGCCGAATCCCGATGGAGTGGACAACAGGAACGTGGTGCGCCCGTGGGTGAACGGCATGGACCTGACGCGGCGCCGGTCCGGAAAGTGGATTGTTGATTTCGACATCATGGATGAAGTCGAGGCAGCACGCTTCGTCGCTCCTTTCCAGTACGTGCTGGAAAAGGTCAAGCCCGAACGGCAGAACAATGCACGTGAGGTTCGTCGCCGCTTGTGGTGGCGGCTTGGAGAGACGGGAAGCGCACTGAAAACCGCCGTTGCGCCCCTCAAACGGTTTATCGGCATAGCGAGAGTCGCGAAACACCTTATACCTGTGTGGGTTGATGGAGAAACACTGCCTGACAGTGCGGTAGTCGCGATTGCTCGGGATGACGACTTCACGTTTGGAGTGCTGGCCTCGACCATTCATCGCTTCTGGGCTTTGAAACAGGGAACGGCATTGGAGGATCGCCCTCGCTATACGCCCTCAACCTGCTTCGAAACATTCCCCTTTCCTAATCCGACCGATGAGCAGCGCGCTGAGATCGAGAAGTGGGCACGGTATGTGGTGACGATGCGGGAGCACCTGCTGGCGCAGGACGCGAAGGCGACGCTGACGGGCCTGTACAACGACGTGGTCCGCCTTCGGGCCGAGCCGGACGCGACGCACCCGGTGACGGCACTCGTGAAGGCCCACGCGGATCTGGACCAGGCAGTGGCCGCCGCATATGGCTGGGAGTGGCCGCTGAGCGAGGACGAGGTGCTCGCGCGGCTGCTGGCGCTGAACTTGGAGCGGGCAGGGCACGCGTCCTGA
- a CDS encoding AAA family ATPase — MSTANHVLALVKSHISGDDDAFLSVVLQVAAREARSGHSNVAIELRKLIDQARARDGLPKPETPLPIAFQPTPPKGDLATLLSVSHPRQRLKDLVVEESADRRLARIVHEYAQQDQLRSHGLSPRRKILMIGPPGSGKTMTAHALAGELSLPLMTILLEGIITKFMGETASKLRTVFEAMASMRGVYFFDEFDAIGARRSSGNDVGEIRRVLNSFLQFLEKDESTSLIMAATNHPELLDPALFRRFDDVIEYGLPDAKVAERILKVRLARFAPGRFSWTSAVEAADGLSHAEITRAADEAAKSAVLSSRMKISTKDLLEAIEERKLARQNPSGR; from the coding sequence ATGAGTACGGCCAATCACGTTCTCGCGCTCGTTAAGAGCCACATTTCTGGAGACGACGATGCATTCCTGTCGGTCGTCCTGCAGGTAGCTGCCCGGGAAGCGAGATCAGGCCATAGTAATGTCGCCATAGAGCTGCGTAAATTGATTGATCAGGCACGGGCCCGCGACGGACTGCCTAAACCCGAAACACCATTACCGATTGCCTTCCAGCCCACGCCACCAAAAGGCGACCTAGCGACGCTGCTCTCAGTATCGCATCCACGGCAACGTCTGAAGGATCTGGTCGTCGAGGAATCAGCCGATCGCAGGTTGGCTCGCATCGTTCATGAATACGCTCAGCAGGACCAACTGCGGTCGCACGGCCTGTCTCCGCGACGGAAAATCCTGATGATCGGTCCGCCTGGAAGCGGCAAGACGATGACGGCGCACGCCTTGGCTGGTGAGCTTTCCCTGCCACTCATGACCATCCTGCTAGAGGGCATCATCACAAAATTCATGGGCGAGACTGCTTCCAAACTCCGCACGGTGTTTGAGGCCATGGCCTCCATGCGCGGCGTGTACTTCTTCGATGAATTTGATGCAATTGGTGCCAGACGGAGCAGCGGGAACGATGTAGGCGAGATCCGTCGTGTCCTCAACTCGTTCTTGCAGTTCCTGGAAAAGGATGAATCCACCAGCCTGATCATGGCAGCCACCAATCACCCGGAGCTGCTGGATCCAGCCCTATTCCGACGATTTGATGATGTGATCGAATACGGGCTGCCAGATGCGAAGGTCGCCGAGCGTATTTTGAAAGTCCGACTCGCGAGGTTTGCTCCCGGCCGATTCTCCTGGACCTCAGCTGTTGAGGCTGCTGACGGCCTTAGTCACGCGGAAATTACCCGTGCAGCCGATGAAGCCGCTAAGAGTGCGGTGCTGAGCAGTCGCATGAAGATTTCGACGAAGGATCTTCTGGAAGCGATCGAAGAACGGAAACTTGCACGACAAAATCCTTCAGGTCGCTAG